A segment of the Candidatus Protochlamydia naegleriophila genome:
AAAGATGTCGTTCTTTTTAAAGAACACTTCAGGCTCACCTCTGATTATGCCGACATGAGCCCAGTCATTCTTCCTGCGGGTTTTACACGCGATTTCTTAGACGGGAAAGTCAATAGCTCTATCATGGAATCGCGCATTAAAGAGGCTTTTCAAAGAATTTACAGCGGCCATTCCTATACGGTTGTTGAAGGAACAGGCCACATTGGGGTGGGATCAATTGTCCAAATGAACAATGCCAAAGTAGCAGCCCTATTGGGATTGGATGTCGTGATCATCGCATCTGGCGGACTGGGCTCTGCCAACGACGAATTAGCTCTCAATATTGCCATGTGCAAGGCTCACGGGGTGAAAGTCAGGGGTGTCATCTTAAACCGCGTAATCGATGACAAGCGCTCCATGATTGAAGAGTACTTCCCAAAAGCTCTGCAGCATTTAAATATTCCATTGATCGGCTGCGTTCCCTATAATGCTTTTCTCAACACGCCTACTTTAAAAGATTTCGAACTGCTATTTCAAACCCAGCTCATCGCAGGCCATAAGCATCATTACTGTCATTTTCCCCACCATCGTCTAGTAGCTGGATCGATTGAAGCCTATTTAGAAGAGTGGCAACCCAATGAACTGATTATTACTCCTGCCAGCCGCGAAGATATTATCTTAGCAACGATTGACAAATTTCATAACGCCAAGATGGTAGGCACCCCCTCATTGCAAGGAATGATTTTAACGGGCCGTCAAGCTCCAAGCGCCTTTATCGAAACTAGCATAAAAGAGGCCAATATTCCTGCTCTTTATGCGCCTCTATGTAGCTACGATGCCATGAAAAAAATCACCTCGTTCACGGCAAAAATTAGAGGAGAGGACTTGCCCAAGATAGAGCAAGCCATCGATTTAGTTGAAAAAAATATTGATTTAGATATTTTATGCCCCCTTCAAGCAGTTAAATAAAACTGCCTCCATCTCAAATTGCGGCAAAAAGATTATTCCTGAGTGCTTTCCCAAACGCGAAATTGCTGTTCGATTTGAGAAAGAGTCTTGCGCAAGGCAGTTTCTGCATCTAATCCATTTTGAACACCTCGTTTAATCAAATCGAGCAAGTCTTGCGCAAAGACATCTTCGCTTTGAGACGGTATTGAGGCTTCTTGCCATTCAAAGCCTGCCTTTTGAAATCGTTTAATCACTTTTTGAGCACGAGCCAAAGAAGGCAGGTCTTTGGGAATTCCATCTAAAGCACTCTTAACAGAATTCTCCCCTTTTTCTTTTCTTTTAATTGCTTCCCACTGCTTTAGAACCTCGTCAGCTGTTCCTATTTTGGCTTCGGCAAAGATATGAGGATGACGCCTAATCAGTTTTTCCGCAATTTCTTGCAAGACATCTTGAAGAGAAAAGCGCCCCTCTTTTTCAGCAAGTTTGCTTAAAAAAGCCACATTAAAGCAAAGATCGCCCAATTCCTCTTTCATCTTTTCGGCATCGTCTAAGTCGATAGCCTCGACAACCTCATATGTTTCCTCGATTAAAGAACTGCGCATCGAGTGAAGAGTCTGCTCTCGATCCCACGGGCACCCATCGGGTGCAAGTAATCGTTCGATGATTGTAACCAACTTTTTAAAATCATCCATCTTTCCCCCTTTAAAATCATGAGACGAAAAGTAAAAAATTCGATAGAATATTTCGATAGTGATAAATGCGTCAAGTCAGGCCTTGGCAAATCCGGCACAAAAGGTTTGTCAGGGCTCTAAAAACAAGACCCATTTTTTGAGTACCTATCAACCGGAGACGATGGATCTTATTGCATGATTAAACAGTTTACAGCAAGCGTTTATATTCTCGATAATCAAAAAGTTCTACTGATCAAGCATCCCAAACTCAACAAGTGGCTGCCTCCAGGAGGTCATGTAGAAGACAATGAAACGCCTGTTGAGGCGGCGAGAAGGGAAGTTAAAGAAGAGACAGGCTTAGATATCGACTTTCTACCCCAAGAAAATGTATGGGTAAACTGCTGGAATGCACGCAGCTTTGAGCGCCCCTACCTCTGCTTGCTAGAAGAGATTCCTCCCTATAAAGACCAACCAGCCCATCAACACATGGATCTTGTTTACGTGGCCAAACCAGCCTCAGAACAAGTTTCACATAACTTCCAGATATTCCCCCACCACTGGTTTACTCGTTCCGATTTAGAACAGCTTAAGCCAGATTTTGATATCTTCAATGAGACTCTGCAAGTCATCAATCATTTGTTGGATACTTTTTGCATAAAAACAACGCCACCCAGCTTGATTTCGGCATCTGCAAGAACATGACCAACTACGCAAGGAATTTTTAGACATATGGCTAGAATCCCCTCAGCTCGAACGCTCCCGTTTGTCCAAAATATAAAGAGTTTTTACCAAACCATAATGATTTTGCATGCTTCAAATCCTATCCAAAACATTATAGGAACCGTAAATCTAACTTTTGGCTGCATGTCAGCAAAAAATCTCATACAAACGTTTCGCCATAACAACCAAGCAGGTCCTGCAACAACTAAAATAGCTACATGGCAAATGACAGGAATTAAAGTGATAGACTTCTGTGGAGATCTTTCATCCATTTTAAATGGCATCCAAAGCCGTCCAGCCATCTTTATCTTAAATTGGATGATAAATCGGTTCCTGTCTCCGTCAAATGCTGCACGTTTTTTTGGAGAAGCTGCACTTTTATCTAGTGAACGCATGAACTACACAATTGCAACAGCCAGTTTTTTATTGGGAATTCCTTCAACACTCAAAACAGTCTACTCATGCTATTGCTGGATGGCTGCAAACAGAAGAACGTTCTTGGCAAAAAAATCAGGAAAAGAAGAATGCCAAAATAGAAAAGGGGCAGTTGTAGCCGAAAGAAGAAAAAAAGCAACTAAATTTCCAGTTAAAGCCACAGATATCTATACAACAGGAAGAGTTGCCATGAGAACAGTCGGTGCTGCAAGTGCTCTTCTTCCTACACCTAGAAAGTAAGCGACTTCCACCATGTAAAAAAGTGATCAAAAAGAACATTTGCATCTATTTGCTTCACACAATTGCCTGTCGAACAGGTTCTCAAAATAGGACACCGCTTTTCAAAGCTTTTTCCATATGGACAGCTGCCTTGAAAGGCATGATGCAAATTTCCAAGGGGTTTATATTTATGAGCTAAAGAGGCTCCAAATATGCTATAAGTCGGAGTCGGAGTCGTTCCCGCAAGATGCAAAGGAAGGGAATCCATTGCAATCACAAGCTGCGTTTTAGACATCAAGCTTTGCAAAACAGGCAAAGGAAAGCGGTCCATGATAAGACTAGAATCTGGGAAGTTTTCTTGCAGCTTCTCCACCATCTCTTTTTCTTTTGGGGTTCCCCAAACAAACAGAAAACGTCCATCTAATTTTTTTGAAATCTGCTCCAAAAAGGCTTGAAGTATTTCTAAACTCAATTGCTTATTGTCCCAATTAGATCCAGGACACACCATAATACGCGGACCTCCTTTCAGAGAATCAACCTGCATCAGTTTTTCAAGTTTCAAAGCCTGTTTTGAGTCCACCTGTAAGGCCACTCCACTCACATCATTTATAGCCTCCCCCAAAGCGCTTTGAGCCAAAAAGAGATAATCTTCGCGGATGTTACGTCCACATGGCGGATCATAACGTTCATGCGTCAAGAAAGTATTCGGCCACTCAGGGACCGATCGCCAGCCAAACCCCACCTTTCTCAAACCATTTGCCAGGGCTGTTAAAAGACCAGACTTAATGTTTCCTTGCAAATCCAAAACAAGATCGTAGCGACACTGGCGTATCCTTTGAAGCAGTGCTCGAATCTCTTGCCAGCATTCTTTTTTCCAAATATTCGAACGCCATTTTTTAATTTGAACAGGAATAGCATGATTTAAATCGGGGTGCGCTTGTACGAGTTCGCCGAAGGATTGTTCAATCAGCCAATCAATTTGTGCATGGGGATAAAGCCGGCGCAGGTATTGCAGAACAGGAAAGGCATGTATGATATCTCCAAGCGATGAGGTTTTAATAATTAAAATCTTCATACAGCCGATCTTGTTACGAGTTAAATAATTCCTTCTGAGCCATTAAAAAATCATCTGGCAAAAGAGCTTTTAAGCGTATGCGGACATTCGTTCGAGGATGAACAAATTCAATTTCTTCGGCATGCAGCAAATAACGCTTAGCCTTATAAGGACATTCAAATCGCTTGCCATATTGATAGTCACCAAGAATCGGGTGTCCCATTTCTGAAAGATGCACCCTAATTTGATGCGTGCGTCCAGTTTTTGGCAAACACTGGATGCATGAGGCTGTTTTTCCTTTTTTTAAACACTTCCATTCAGTGCAAGCATATAAGCCATTGACTGGTTTTACCTCGCCCCAAATGGCTTGTCCAGCATACGTTCGTTTCTTACCAAGGTAGTTTTCAATCACACCCTGACTTTTTGGCATAACTCCGTCGACTAGAGCCAGATAGCTTTTATGTACAAGCAATTGCTTGAATTGCTTTACAAGGCTGTCAAAAGCCAGAGCATTTTTAGCCAGCAAGAGAACACCCGTTGTTTGGCGATCGAGGCGGTGGATTAACCGGATGGAGGGATGAGATGGTTTAAAAAGAGCGATCATCCCCTCCTCATCACACGACACACCAGCCGGTTTATCGTAAGCAAGTAAGTCCTCATCTTCAAATAGAATGCGCGTCGGTTCAACGCGGTAAGGAAATGAAACGAGCGAGGGCTCAAGGACGAGTGAGACTAGATCTCCTGTTCCCAAAAGAGTGGAAGCAAAGCGTTCCACACGCCTATTGATTCGGCAGCAATTACCCTCGATGGCTCTTTTTAAATAACGCGAAGAGTAGGTATCGCCTAAATGGCGGCTTAAAAAAGAAATCAATTTAGATCCAGATTCTTGTGGAGAGACGACCCATTCTAACACAATAGACTTCCTTTATCCATCAAGCAATCCCTTTCTTATAAGGCTGTAAATTGCTTTAAAAAACGCAAGTCATTTTCTGTAAATAGGCGGATATCTGAAATTCCTCGAAGCATCATCACTAAACGCTCTAGCCCCATTCCCCAAGCAAAACCTGAGTATTGTTCAGGATCAATGCCGCCATTTCGCAAGACTTCGGGATGAATCATGCCGGCTCCCGCAACCTCAACCCATCCAGAATGCTTGCACAACTGGCACCCTTTTCCATTACAAACCAAACAGCTGATGTCCACTTCCATACCTGGCTCGACAAAGGGAAAATAGCTTGGACGGTAACGCGTTTCAATGCTTTGCTTAAACAGCTTCTTGAGAAATTCATCCATCGTTGCCAATAAATCGGCAAAAGAAACCTGCTTATCAATGTAGACTGCCTCGACCTGATGGAAAAAAACATGTGATCGAGCCGTTATGGTTTCATTGCGGTAAACTTTTCCAGGAGCAATGATGCGGATGGGAGGCTTATTAACCTCCATTGCACGCGCTTGGATATTCGAGGTGTGCGTGCGCAATAACACGTGAGGAGAAACGTAAAAAGTATCTTGCATATCTCGAGCTGGATGCTCAGGGGGAAAGTTGAGTACTTCAAAATTATAGTAATCGGTGTCAATGTCTGGACCGTATTGAACGGAAAATCCCATTCCAGCCAAAATGTGGATGATCTGATCCATGGCCTGAGTTAATGGGTGCTTTCGTCCAACGAATTGCTGACGACCCGGCAGCGTGACATCTAAAGCTTCATGAGACAACTGCTGCTGCTCTTCTTCTGCAATCAATTTAGACTCGAGCTGCTCACAAGAAGCTGTCATGAACTCTTTTAAATCGTTGATAAATTTACCAACTACAGGCCTTTGATCTGGCTCAACATCTTTTAGCCCTTTCATTAAGTTCTGCAAGGGTCCTTTTTTACCTAGAAATTTAACTTTAACGAGCTCTAATTCTGATGAAGTATGAACTTGTTCTAGGTCTTGAATAAATTGTTGGCGAATTTCATTGATAGACTGCTGCACGGTAACGCCTCAGTAAAAGAATCAGATCGATTTTATTAAATTTAATCATCTTTGCATAGATGATGATTAGGATACCATTGGGAACGGTATGAAAATTGAGATAAAATTAAAGAGCAAAATCCTAGATTTTGCTCTTTAATTTTGAATGACTTAAAGTTTAAAACTTTAAGCTAAAGCTTCTTTTGCACATCCAACAATCGCAGCAAAACTGCTTGGATCACGGATTGCCATATCGGCAAGAACTTTTCTATCGAGTTCGCATCGCGCTATTTTTAACCCATAGATAAACTTACTATAGGAAATTCCATTAATTCTGGCAGCTGCATTAAGACGCATAATCCATAAACTACGAAAATCGCGCTTCTTCTGTTTGCGATGCGCATAATTGTACGCCATCGCGCGCATGACTGCACCACTCGTTAAGCGCAAATGGTTTTTTCGGTCTCCGACAAAACCTTTGGCTAACTTGTATAATCTCTTCTTGCGACGATGAGAAGCTACAGCATTGGTTGCTCTAACCATAGCTAGTCTCCACGTTAATCATTTTACCGTTCAGAACGGCTTTAACTTTATAATTGACTTAAACCACTGCTTAAGTCTTACTTGCTTTCCGAATGCTTTGTCTGCTGTGCAGACGTCGACCAATATAGATGAACAAGTTAAGGGACACGATAGGGAAATCCCTATCTCATTTTATAAGCACATCAGACGCTTATATGTCTTTAGATGACCATCATCTACAAGACCTGGTTGGCGTAACTGACGTTTGCGCTTAGGCGTTTTACCGGTCAATTTATGGCGTCTGCCCGGACGACTAGCCTTAAGCTTGCCTGTTGCCGTTACGCGAAACTTAGATGCAACGGCTTTGCGGGTTTTCATTTTAGGCACTGTCTTATCTCCTAAATTATTAATCGATTCAATGAGGAAGCTGGAACACCTAGTCGATAGACGGCTCTTCAGTCGTACTACTCTGCTTGGCTCCCTCTTTTTTCTTTTTCGATCCAGGCGCTAAAACAACAAGCAACATGCGACCCATCATCTTTGGAGGCGATTCAGGTGTTGAAACATCTTCTAACTCCTGACACATCTCCCGGACAATTTTTTCTCCGATCTCTGGGTGCATCATCTCTCGCCCACGAAATGTACAAGTGACCTTAACTTTATTGCCACTTGCTAAGAAATCTCGGGCGTGTCTTGTTTTCGTTTCAAGATCATGAACATCAATATTAGGCTTAAGTTTAATTTCTTTTACCTTAATCTGATGCTGTGCCTTTTTATTTTCTTTCTCTCGCTTGCTTTGATCATAACGGAATTTTCCAAAATTCATGACTTTACAAACGGGAGGGCTGGACCCTGGAACAATTTCAACTAGGTCTAATCCCTGCTCTTCAGCCATGGCTAAGGCTTCATAAAGGGCAATAATGCCCACTTGTTCGCCTGAGGCGCCAATGACTCGAACTTTTGGAGCGCGTATTTCTCTATTAACTTTCAAGCTAATCTACTCTCTCCTCTTCATAGTTAACATCCAACAACAGTTGGACGCCTGCATTCTTGGTGAATTTGATCTAAAAATTCTTCCAATTTTACTGATTCACTTTTTCCCGGCCGCTGAATTGACCGAACAGTCACAATTTTTCGCTTCACTTCCTGATCTCCTACAATGAAGAGATAAGGGATTTTTTCTTTTTCAGCTGTATGAATTTTTTCGCCCAGCTTTGTCGTTCGAAGATCCACCTTAACACGTAAGCCTTGCTCTTTGCAACGAGCTTCAATTTCTCTTACATAGGAGTGGCTAACCTCTCCTATCGCTAGGATCCTTACTTGTTCAGGTGCTAACCAAAAAGGAAAGATTCCTTCTCCTTGCTCGACCAACAAAGCGATCATGCGTTCTAGCGGCCCCAAAATCTGCCTAACGAGAATAGCTGGCAATGTTTTTGGACTTTCCCCCGCCTTTACGCTACCCTTGTCAGTATCTATCCCATGGGTGACGATTGTTAAAGCAGGACCAGCCCATTCACGCCCCATTCCATCGGCCAATTTCAATTCCAAACGAGGACCTTCGAGATTATCATCTTCCAAAAGCTCTTCTTGAAGAGGATAAAGAAGAGATTGACCTTGAACGGCTTGCCTCATCCAGTTAAGCGTTTGCCTCTCTTGCCTAAACTTAAGAGTTTTTTGCCTCGAAGCAACGAAATACCAATGAGCCTCAAAACCAAAGATTCTAATGATTTGTTCAATGAATTGCAAGGAAGAAATGAATTCTTGAGAAAGTTGTTCTCTTAAACAAAAAACTGTCGTTTGGTCAACCAGCTGACAAACCGAATCTAAAAGTCCCTCTGTTAAAGCAGATTCCTTTCTTTGATAAATCGGCGCCCATTCAAAATGCCGCACCGGCAATTCTTCTAAACTAACCTTAAGCGCCTCAAACAAGCGAATACTCTGCAGAAGACGAGAAGGACTAACCCCATACAAATCTAGCTTATACTCAAAGGGCTCTAAAGCACAAGGAAAAGCCTTCATCCGTTCATGACGGACAACCAAAGGCGTGCCAACCTTTTCAACCCTCTCTCTTTTGGAAAGCTCGTTCTCTAACCATTCTTGTAGAAGATCTGTAACTAAAGTACCCTTGGGATGCCATAGACACTCAATTTCACTCAAACTCTGCGAATAACTAAATAAATTAAGATCGACCCCAAACTTGCGATGATCTTTTCTTTTAAAATAAACTTCGTAAAGCTTTAAGAATTGCTTCAACTCCTTAGCATAAAAAAACGAGGTTCCACAAATACGGGTGACGGCAAAAGATTCACCCTCAATTTCTTGCTGCCTTGTCGACACATCCAACAACTTAACACTGCCGATTTCATCGGTCGAACCAATCATTGGAGCTGGACAGACACCATAAAACTGATCGAGCTGCATAAGTTCGATGATATTCTGCTCGCTATCCCCCGCCAATTCAGCCAAAAAAGGTTGATGGTGATGCTCGAACAGCGATTGGGCATTCTCACGCATAATGCTCAATGCCTGAACCGGGCAAGCGTCTTTTATCAAAGTACGCAAATTAACCTCGATTAAGGATAACATTCCTTCATCGACAACCTGCTCGAAAATAAAATCGTAATAAAACCCATAAGAGATGAGCCCCCCACCAACCAAGTAGGCTTGCGGGAACAACTTAGCAACGGTAAACCCCAGCAGCTCAGCCGCTGAACGTCTTTTAATTTTTAAATCGGATGATGAATGAAGAAAAGGCATATATGAATTTAAATGAGATGAGATATAGCTGACTCGAACAGCTGACCTCCACGATGTCAACGTGGCGCTCTAACCAACTGAGCTAATATCTCATCGAGTGAAGCAAAACTATACAAGAAAGACAGAGATTATTGCAATACTAAAAATGTGCACCTTAAAAAAACCGCTTAACCGAGCTAAAATAGACAACGTAAAAAACTGTCATTCAATCGGCTAAGATAATTTTCAATCATTAATAATAGTCTTTTAAAACACCTCATTTTAAAGCTTCGAAACAAGGATGAAAAGGATGAAATTGATATGCTATCATAATTGAGATCGCAACTACTCTTTTCTTCCCTGAAAAAAGGCCTTGATGGCAGCAATATTAGCCATTGAAATCCCCTTTACCCCTTTAAGCTCCTCATCACTCGCAAGCTCCACTTTTTTCAAACTCCCAAAATGGGTCAGCAAAGCCTTACGTCTGGCCGGTCCAATTCCAGGAATATCATCCAAAGCACTGCGGAGCGTCGTTTTTGAGCGACGCTTGCGGTGGAAAGAAATCGCAACCCGATGAGCTTCATCCCGAATTTTTTGCAATAAGAACAAAACGGGAGAATTCGACTTCAAAACAATCGGATCTTTCTGCTCAGGCAGAAATACCTGCTCGGCAGTCATGCCTTTATCGTGCCGACCTTGCTCTTTAGCAAGCCCAATGATGTCGACTCCAGTTACATTCAGCTCTTCAAACACCTTAAGAGCTACGTTCAATTGCCCTTTACCCCCATCGACGACGACGAGGTCAGGCAAATCATTCTCTTCTTTTGCCCTTCTATAGCGGCGCATGAGCACTTCCTGCATGGCAGCATAGTCATCAGGCTTGCTCCCAATTTTCAATCGATAGGTGCGATAGCGCTTACTATCTTTCAGGCCATTTGTAAATGCTACCATGGAAGAAACTGGCTCTGCCCCTGCAATATTAGAATTATCAAAGCACTCAATCCGGGTTGGATAGTTAGTCAGCGAAAAGCGCTCTTGCATTTCCAACAAGGTCTTTTCCCGCAAAGTCACCTCATCTTTTTGCGTTTTAAACAAAGCCTCAGCATTTGTATAGGCCATCTCTAACAGAACCTTCTTTTCACCGCGCTGAGGAACATGTAGAGTCACTTTATTTCCACGCCTCGAAGAAAGAATGTCTTCAACGGGCTGCTCATCACTCATTTTAACGGGCAGTAAAATGTCTGGCGGAATTTCACCCCTGCCGTCGTAGTGCTGCAAAAGAAAAGAGGCCAACAATTCATGATCCTCTTCGGCAATATGATTAAACTCAAAGTGGCGAGTACCGACCAATCGACCGCCCCGGAAAAGCAAGAGTGTCAGCACCACATCGTCCCCGTGGCGAAACAAACCAACCGCATCGGCATCGTGGCCCAAGGGCCGATCAACATACTGACTTTCAATCGTTTTTTCAATATAGCGAATCGTTTTTAAAATCTGATCTGCTCTTTCAAATTCAAGCTCTTGCACATAGCGCCGCATTTCATCGTGCAGATCTTTTAAAACTTCTTTATTTTGTCCACGCAAGAATTTGATCGTTCGATCTAAGTGCTGGTTGTAGTCATCTTTGGTGCATTGGGATCCACAAGGGCCCGCGCACCGCTTCATTTGATAAAGAAGGCATGGGCGAACACGGCGGGCAAACTCCTGATCGGAACATTGCCGCAAAGGAAAGAGTCGATTCAATAAGTCGAGCGTTTGGCGGGCTGCTTGAGCGCTGGTATAAGGCCCAAAGTATAACCCATCCGGCTCAGGCGATCCCTTATAGCGGACAAGCCGGACAGTCGGCCATTCATCCTTATGCGCAATTTTAAGAGCAATATAGCTTTTATCATCTTTGAGCAGCGCATTATAGCGCGGCTTATACTGTTTGATAAGATTACTTTCTAAGAGCAACGCTTCTTTTTCAGAGGTTACAACGATTGTTTCTATCAGAATGATTTTAGCAACTAAAAAAGGTATCATCAACCTGCCATCGCGGCCTGGCACAAAATACTGTTTTACCCTTTGGCGTAGATTTTTTGCCTTTCCCACATATAAAACATCACCTTGCTCATCCTTCATTAAATAAACTCCAGGCAGGGTGGGAAATAGATCGATTTTTTTAGGATCGTAGGACATAAAAAAAGACCTTAAAAGGAATGATCTTGCTTAATCTTTTGACAAAACTGTTGAAAATTAACAGCTAAATTATGCCAGCACTTTGCAAGATTCTTACGCAGTCTTGTCTCCTCCACTATGCGTAAAATCGTCTTTGCTTCTGCTTTGGCAACCTTAGAAGCGAGTTGAATTAAATTAGAACTAATGACATCAACCCAGCTCTTAAACTGGCGGCCATTGATGTTAACAGCAGACAGGGCATTATTGATTCGAGGTAATCTTTCCGAAGCCAGCCCTTGTGTAATGAGCCTGCGCCTTTCTTGAACTGTTAAAGATTTAGAAACAGGCGCAAACTCTTCCTCTTCCTCTTCAATCTGATTAATATCAGCTTCAGAAGAAAAAGCCGGCTCATGCTCAGTGTAAGAAGTGATTTTTTCAGTCCCTCTTGCTATCGGGACAAATCCTGGATTCATTTGCAACTCGCTCCTAGCAATAATAAATTTTTTTGCTAGCTTCTCTCTTAAGCTTAAATGAAACCCTCCAAATCAAGGATTACAAGAAGCAAATTGTAGCATTTTGATCAAATGCAAAAACCTACCATTGCAGGGAGTCATAATTTCTGCAATTCCCAAATTTATGCTACTCTACATTAATAGTTTATCACCCTAAAGGATTAGTTTCAATAGGGTGACCTTAAATGCATAAATTGAGCCTGCCTTATTCGTTCTCCGCTAACATTGGCAATCCACTCTTTGCCTGCTTTTCTTGCAGAGCAAGCTGTCCGCAAGCAGCCCCAATATCATCCCCTTTCGTATAACGGCAGGTATTGACGATATGCGATCCAAACAATACACTGCGGAACTGCTTAATCACTTTTTTCTCGGGGCGCTTTAATCTCAATCCTGGGACTGGATTATACGGAATGAGATTGACTGTGCATTGCTTCCCTTTCAATAAATGTGCCAACTCATGCGCGTGATCGGGATGATCATTGATTCCAGCCAATAGAGTATATTCAAATGTAATGTCCCGCTTTGTCTTTTGCGCATATTCATCCATCGCAGCCAAAATATCTTCTAATGGATACTTTCGAGCATAAGGAATGATCTTTTTGCGGATATGCTGATTTGGCGCATGCAAAGATAAAACTAAATTAACTTTC
Coding sequences within it:
- the uvrC gene encoding excinuclease ABC subunit UvrC codes for the protein MSYDPKKIDLFPTLPGVYLMKDEQGDVLYVGKAKNLRQRVKQYFVPGRDGRLMIPFLVAKIILIETIVVTSEKEALLLESNLIKQYKPRYNALLKDDKSYIALKIAHKDEWPTVRLVRYKGSPEPDGLYFGPYTSAQAARQTLDLLNRLFPLRQCSDQEFARRVRPCLLYQMKRCAGPCGSQCTKDDYNQHLDRTIKFLRGQNKEVLKDLHDEMRRYVQELEFERADQILKTIRYIEKTIESQYVDRPLGHDADAVGLFRHGDDVVLTLLLFRGGRLVGTRHFEFNHIAEEDHELLASFLLQHYDGRGEIPPDILLPVKMSDEQPVEDILSSRRGNKVTLHVPQRGEKKVLLEMAYTNAEALFKTQKDEVTLREKTLLEMQERFSLTNYPTRIECFDNSNIAGAEPVSSMVAFTNGLKDSKRYRTYRLKIGSKPDDYAAMQEVLMRRYRRAKEENDLPDLVVVDGGKGQLNVALKVFEELNVTGVDIIGLAKEQGRHDKGMTAEQVFLPEQKDPIVLKSNSPVLFLLQKIRDEAHRVAISFHRKRRSKTTLRSALDDIPGIGPARRKALLTHFGSLKKVELASDEELKGVKGISMANIAAIKAFFQGRKE